The Streptomyces sp. NBC_01298 genome contains the following window.
CGAAGAGCTCCTCCGCGTACTCGACCGTCAGCTCGTCGGGAGCCAGCTCCTCCGGCACGTCCGCCCGCTGGTGGCCCTCCGCGTCCTTCTCACCGCGCTCCACGTACGGCCCGTAGCGGCCGACCCGCAGCACGATGCCCTCGCCGACGGGGAAGGAGGAGATCTCCCGGGCGTCGATCGCGCCCAGGTCGGTCACCAGCTCCTTCAGGCCGCCGAGCGCGTCTCCGTCGGCCGGCACGACCTCGGTCGCGTCCTCCGCGCCGAAGTAGAAGCGCTTCAGCCACGGCACGGACTGGGCCTCGCCCCGCGCGATGCGGTCGAGGTCGTCCTCCATCTTGGCGGTGAAGTCGTAGTCGACGAGCCGCCCGAAGTGCGTCTCGAGCAGGTTGACCACGGCGAACGACAGGAAGGACGGCACGAGCGCCGTGCCCTTCTTGAAGACGTATCCGCGGTCCAGGATCGTGCCGATGATCGACGCGTACGTCGACGGGCGGCCGATCTCCCGCTCTTCCAGCTCCTTGACCAGCGAGGCCTCGGTGTAGCGGGCCGGCGGCTTGGTCGAGTGACCGTCGACCGTGACGTCCTCGGCCGACAGCGCGTCGCCCTCGGCGACCTGCGGGAGACGCTTCTCACGGTCGTCGAGCTCGGCGTTCGGGTCGTCCGCGCCCTCGACGTAGGCCTTCATGAAGCCGTGGAAGGTGATCGTCTTGCCGGAGGCCGAGAACTCGGCGTCACGGCCGTCGGCCGACCGGCCGCCGATCTTCACGGTGACCGAGTTGCCGACCGCGTCCTTCATCTGGGAGGCGACGGTGCGCTTCCAGATGAGCTCGTACAGGCGGAACTGGTCGCCGGTCAGACCGGTCTCGGCCGGGGTGCGGAAACGATCACCCGAAGGACGGATCGCCTCGTGCGCCTCCTGCGCGTTCTTGACCTTGCCCGCGTAGACACGGGGCTTCTCCGGCAGGTATTCGGCGCCGTAGAGCTGCGTGACCTGCGCACGGGCCGCCGACACCGCGGTTTCGGACAGCGTCGTGGAGTCGGTACGCATGTAGGTGATGAAGCCGTTCTCGTACAGCTTCTGCGCCACCTGCATCGTCGCCTTCGCACCGAAGCCGAGCTTGCGCGAGGCCTCCTGCTGGAGCGTCGTCGTACGGAACGGGGCGTACGGGGAGCGGCGGTACGGCTTGGACTCGACCGACCGGACGGCGAACGAGGTCTCCGTCAGTGCGGCGGCCAGCGCCCGCGCGTTCGCCTCGTCGAGGTGCAGCACCTCGCTCTTGAGCTGCCCGGTCGAACCGAAGTCGCGGCCCTGCGCGACGCGCTTTCCGTCCACCGTGTTCAGGCGGGCGACCAGCGTGGACGGGTCGGAGGCGTCACCGGCGCGGCCGGTGGCGAAGGTGCCGGTCAGGTCCCAGTACTCGGCCGAGCGGAAGGCGATGCGCTCGCGCTCCTTCTCGACCACCATGCGGGTGGCCACCGACTGGACGCGGCCCGCCGACAGCTTCGGCATGACCTTCTTCCACAGGACCGGCGAGACCTCGTAGCCGTAGAGGCGGTCGAGGATGCGGCGGGTCTCCTGGGCGTCGACCATGCGCTGGTTCAGCTCGCGCGGGTTGGCGACGGCGTCGCGGATCGCGTCCTTGGTGATCTCGTGGAAGACCATCCGGTGGACGGGGACCTTGGGCTTGAGGACTTCCTGCAGGTGCCACGCGATGGCTTCGCCCTCGCGGTCCTCATCGGTGGCGAGGAAGAGTTCGTCGGACTCGGCCAGCAGCTCCTTGAGCTTCCTGACCTGGGCCTTCTTATCCGCGTTGACGACGTAGATCGGCGCGAAGTCGTGCTCGACGTCCACACCGAGACGGCGGACCTCACCGGTGTACTTGTCGGGAACCTCGGCCGCGCCACTCGGGAGGTCGCGGATGTGCCCGACGCTCGCCTCGACGACGTATCCGGGGCCGAGATAGCCCTTGATCGTCTTCGCCTTGGCAGGGGACTCGACGATGACGAGTCGGCGGCCGCCCTTTGCGGTCTCGCTAGTCGGGGACAACTTGGCTCTTCTCTCCGGTCGGCACTCGGTCGCAGTACGGCGACGCTGCGGAGTGTGACGGTACAACCCGCCCCCGTGTCAAACGGCAGAAGCCCGCAACGGCCACTCGAACGGTAACCCGACAAGTGCCATTTCTGCCGCCCGGATGCCGCGCCAGGCCCTGCGCACTCACCGGGCAGAGTGGCCGAAGGGCCGTCTGGCCCCGCCTCCGCACCCCTCCCCACGTCGGTGTTCACCGATGTGTACGGGCCTGCGCGCAATCCGGACGAGAGGGCGAAACCCGGCGCGCCGCCGGAGCCCGGACGACATCCGGCCGCTCCGCCGGGGCCACGAACCGGGAGCCTCCCCCCGGCCGGCGCGAGGCGGCCACCACGGCCGGGCCGACACCACCGGAGCGAAACCGCCCGGGTGACACCACCGGAGCGAAACCCCCCTGGCCGAAACCGCCCGGGCGGCGCCGCCCCGGCGTCACCGCCCCGGTGTCACAGCCGTCCGAGGCACCAGACCCCGAGGGCCAGCGAGACCCCGCCGGCGAGCAGCGCCAGCGGTACTGCCACGGCGGGGCGCACGCCCTCGGCCACCGGCGCGCCGCGTGCGGCGCGCGCCCCCGTCCAGGCCAGCAGAGCGGCCCCGAACAGCAGGAACACGGCCGCCGCGAAGATCGCCGGACCGTGCTCCATGCCGTTCCCCTCGTCCCCCGGGCCGCTCTCGGGATCCCCCCGGATCCCGCTGACCGGAGGATTTCAGCCGAGGGGAGACAGCAGGCGAACCCGGGGTGACATCCCGGGGTGACATCCCGGCTCCGACCGCCCGGGTGCCCGACGGCCCGGGACACGCCGGCCCGACCGCGGCGTACCGCCCCGCGGCCCGACACCCCTCGGTGCTCCGGGGTGCGCCGGGGTGCGCCGGGCGCACGGCGAGGGCCGGCGGCCGTCGGCCTACTCCCCCGCGGGTTCCGCTTGCGCCCCGGCCACCGGCTCCAGGAACCCCTGCTCCACCAGCATCCGGATCGCCTCGGGCGTCCGGTCCCGCAGGACCACCGGGTCCTCCTCCACCAGGTGGGCGATGGCGTCCAGGATCCGCCCCGCGCTCAGTGATCCGTCGCACACCCCGGCGAAACCGGCACCGACCGTATCGACCTTGGTGGCCCGCCGCATGCCCCGGTTCTGCCGGAGCACGACGTGTTCCGGATCCTCCGCACCGGGCGCTCCGACCTGCTCCTGCACGACCTCCGCGGTCAGCCGGAAGTAGCCCGCGAGCAGGGCCGCGTCATCGTGGTCGCGCAGGTAGTCCTGGCGCGCGAAGTGCTCCAGGACGGCGTCCCCGAGCGGCTGTTCCACCGAGTGCGGCCATTCCTCGACCACGATCGACGGCTCCGCCGCGTCGCTGCGGCGCAGCGTGATCCAGCCGAACCCGACCGCCTTGGTCTTGCGGGCTTCGAACTCGTCCAGCCAGTCCTCGTACCGCTGTTCGTACGCGGCGGGGTCGGTGCGGTGGTCGCCCGCGTCGCGCAGCCACAGCTCCGCGTACTGCGTCACGTCCTGCACGTCGCGCTGCACGATCCAGGCGTCGCAGCCGCGCGGCACCCAGGCCCGTACCCGGTCGTGCCAGTCCTCGCCGTCCACGTGCTGCCAGTTGCCCAGGAACTGCGCGAACCCGCCCTGGTTGAGCCGGGCCCCGGCCTCCTGGACGAGGGTCCGGCACAGGTCGTCGCCGCCCATCCCGCCGTCCCGGTACGTCAGCCGGGCTCCGGGGGAGATCACGAACGGCGGATTCGACACGATCAGGTCGTACGTGGCCTCGCCGACCGGCTCGAACAGTGACCCGGCGAGCAGTTCCGCCTCGGGGGCACCCGACAGTGCCAGCGTCAACCGGGTGAATTCCAGGGCCCGCGGGTTGACATCGGTCGCCGTGACCCGGGTCGCGTGCTGGGCGGCGTGCAGCGCCTGGATCCCGGATCCGGCGCCGACGTCGAGGGCCGAGCCGACCGGCGTGCGGATGGTGATCCCGGCCAGCGTCGTGGAGGCGCCGCCGACACCGAGGACCACGCCCTCCTCGCGGCTGCCGATGCCGCCGGCCCCGCCGACGGCGCAGCCGAGGTCGGAGACGATGAACCAGTCCTCGCCGTCCGGACCGCCGTACGGGCGCACGTCCACGGTGGCGTGCAGCTCGTCGCCCTCGAGCCGCAACCAGCCGTCCGCCAGGGCCGCGTCGACGGGCAGGGCGGCCGCGGCGTGCGCGTACGGCACCGGCTGCCGCAGCAGGAACAGCCGGGTCAGGCTCGCGAGCGGGCCGTCACCGTGGCTCCGCGTGGCGCGCAGGGCGGGGACCGTCTCGCTGCGGGCCAGCGCGGCGTACGCCGGGGCGCCGAGCAGGTCGAGCAGCCCGTCGGCGGTGAAGCCCGCGGCGAGCAACGCGGCGCGGAGCTCGGCCGCGCGGGCCGACGAGGGGAGGTGGGCGGGCAGACCGGGGGGAAGGCTGGTGGTACTCACCCGCCCATTGTGGCCGCTGCCGCCGCCATTGCCCGCGCCACACGGCCTTCGGCGTGGGCGTCCGGCGCTCCCGCGAGCTCCCGGCCGGGGGCGTCGGCCCGGGACGGGCGCCGAGTAGGCGCGGTTCCGTACGGTCGTTGCTTCCGGGAGTGTCCCGGCCGCTGTCCCCGGCCCGGCCCGGCCGCCGGACATGCGCCCGACCTCCCGCCGGGCATCCCGCCCGATCTCCCGCCGGATCTCCCGCCGGGCATACCCCCGGACATACGCCGGGGCGGCCGGGGTCCCGAAGGATCCCGGCCGCCCCGGTGTGTGCGGCGCCGCCGGCGGGGCGGCGGTCCGCGTTAGGACTTCGCCGGCGACGGAGTCGTCACCTGGCAGCCCTTCTGACCGTTCATCGCCTTGTCCAGCCCGCCCGACTTGAGCTGGTCGAGGGCTTCCTTGCCGCCCTTGGTCGCTTCCTCCAGGCCGCCCGCCACGTCCTTGAGGCCCTCGGCGAACTTGCCCTGGTCCTTGGCGTCGAGGGCGTCCATCTTCGTCTTCAGGGCGGTGTAGCCCGCCGACGTGGACTCGAAGCCCATGACCGCGGCGGCCTGGGTCTTCTCACCGTCCTTGACGGGCGGAACTCCCGCGTCCGTCAGGGCCGTACCCATCGCCTTGTACGACTCGGACATGGTCCCGAAGGCCGCGGAGTCGGTCGCCTGGACCTCCTCGGGCTTGCTGCTCTCGGTCGCCACCCGCTTGATGTCGGCGTTCGCCTTCTCGATCTTCTCGAGCTGGGGCTGCCAGTTGTCGCAGACCTTCTTGGCCCAGGCGTCGGTCTTCTTGTCGCCGTCGTCCCCGCCACAGCCGGACAGGACGAGCATCAGCACCGCAGCGCCCGATACCGCGGCCGCAAGCTTCTTGTTCACCGGATTGGTCCCTTCGAAGGCTCTCGGCCCGGAAGATACACGTCCACCATCGGGGAAACGCAAAGGCGGACGGACGGCGCGTCAGTCCGCGCCGTCCGTCCGCCGTTCGGGCGTACGGTCGAGAGCCGTGCCCGCGCCTGCCGGGTCAGGCCCGCGAGAGCCTTCTCCGGAGCGGCCGTCTCAGGAGGAGACCGCCGCCGCCGGGTCGGCCTGCTGGCCCACCCGCTCGGCGGGCGCGCCCTCGCCCTCCCCGTCGTCGCCCACCGCGATGCCGCGGCGCTTGGAGACGTACACCGCGCCGACGATGACGCCGATCGCGAGGACCGCGACGATCGCCCGTACGGTCGGGCTGGCGTCCGCGCCGTAGCTGAACTGCACGATCGCGGGGGCGATCAGCAGTGCCACCAGGTTCATGACCTTGAGCAGCGGGTTGATGGCGGGACCGGCGGTGTCCTTGAACGGGTCGCCGACGGTGTCGCCGATGACGACCGCCTCGTGCGCCGCGCTGCCCTTGCCGCCGTGGTGCCCGTCCTCGACGAGCTTCTTCGCGTTGTCCCACGCGCCACCGGAGTTGGCGAGGAAGACCGCCATCAGGGTGCCGGTGCCGATCGCGCCGGCGAGGAAGGAACCGAGCGCTCCGACGCCGAGCGTGAACCCGACCGCGATCGGGGTGAGGACGGCGAGCAGCCCGGGCGTGGCGAGTTCGCGCAGCGCGTCCTTCGTGCAGATGTCCACGACGCGCCCGTACTCGGGCTTCTCGGTGTAGTCCATGATCCCGGGGTGCTCCCGGAACTGCCGGCGCACCTCGTAGACCACCGCGCCCGCCGAGCGGGACACGGCGTTGATGGCGAGGCCGGAGAACAGGAACACGACGGCCGCGCCCAGGATCAGCCCGACCAGGTTGTTGGGCTGCGCGATGTCGAGGCTGAGGTTCATCTCGCTGCCGGCCTTGACGCCGACTTCCTTGACCGCGTTCGCGATGGCGTCGTTGTACGAGCCGAAGAGCGCGGCCGCGGCGAGTACGGCCGTGGCGATGGCGATGCCCTTGGTGATGGCCTTGGTGGTGTTGCCCACCGCGTCCAGGTCGGTCAGCACCTGCGCGCCGGCGCCCTCGACGTCCCCGGACATCTCCGCGATGCCCTGGGCGTTGTCGGAGACCGGACCGAAGGTGTCCATGGCAACGATGACGCCGACCGTGGTGAGCAGACCGGTGCCGGCCAGCGCCACGGCGAAGAGCGCCAGCATGATCGAGGTGCCGCCGAGCAGGAACGCCCCGTACACGCCGAGCCCGATGAGCAGCGCCGTGTACACGGCGGACTCCAGGCCGACGGAGATGCCGGCGAGCACGACCGTCGCGGCGCCCGTCAGGGAGGACTTGCCGATGTCCCGGACGGGACGGCGGTTGGTCTCGGTGAAGTAGCCGGTGAGCTGCTGGATCAGGGCCGCGAGCACGATGCCGATGGCGACGGCGACGAGCGCCAGGATCCGCGGGTCGCCGGAGTGACCGGAGATCGCGGCGTCGTCGACGCCGACGAGCTCCTTGTAGGTGCCCGGCAGGTACGCGTAGACGGCGATCGCGACGAGGACCATCGAGATGGCGGCGGAGATGAAGAAGCCGCGGTTGATGGCGGTCATTCCGCTGCGGTCGGTCCGGCGCGGGGAGACCGCGAAGATGCCGATCATGGCGGTGACGACCCCGATGGCGGGGACGATCAGCGGGAAGGCCAGGCCCAGGTCGCCGAAGGCGGCCTTGCCGAGGATGAGGGCCGCCACGAGGGTGACGGCGTACGACTCGAAGAGGTCGGCGGCCATTCCCGCGCAGTCTCCGACGTTGTCGCCCACATTGTCGGCGATGGTCGCGGCATTGCGCGGGTCGTCCTCCGGAATGCCCTGCTCGACCTTGCCGACCAGGTCGGCGCCGACGTCGGCGGCCTTGGTGAAGATGCCGCCTCCGACACGCATGAACATCGCGATGAGCGCGGCACCGAGGCCGAAGCCCTCCAGGACCTTGGGCGCGTCGGCGGCGTAGACGAGCACGACGCAGGACGCGCCGAGCAGGCCGAGGCCGACGGTGAACATGCCCACCACGCCGCCGGTGCGGAACGCGATCCGCATGGCCTTGTGGGAGACCTCGGTGAGGTCCTTGGCCGGCTCGCCCTCGGCGGGGGTGGCCTCGCGGGCGGCGGCGGCGACGCGGACGTTGGCACGGACCGCGAGGCGCATGCCGATGTAGCCGGTGGCGGCCGAGAAGACGGCGCCGACGAGGAAGAAGGCGGAACGTCCGGACCGCTGCGTCCAGTCGTCGGCGGGGAGCAGGAAGAGCAGGAAGAACACGACGACGGCGAAGACGCCGAGCGTGCGGAGCTGCCGGCCAAGGTAGGCGTTGGCGCCCTCCTGGACGGCGGCGGCGATCTCCTTCATGGAGTCGGTTCCCTCGTCGGCGGCAAGGACCTGGCGGACCAGGATCTGCGCGACGACGAGCGCGGCGATGGCCACGGCCGCAATGACGATCACGATGAGCCGATTGTCATCCGTGAGTACTGCGGATGCCAGGTCTGTGGTGCGACCCGGCGCGATAGGGGTAAAGAGCCCCGTCATTCGTCCTCCTTGACGTGATGAGCTCAAGATGTGGACGGATTGTAGGGAGCGCGACCCGATCAAAACAGTACGCAGGAAACGGAATTGGCCCGCACTTGCCCCTCACCAATAGATCTGGTCACTCCATTACCCTCGAAAGCGGTAACGGGGCAAAAGCATTGACGCTTGATCAGCGATCAATAAACCCGGCGGGGAACGATCACGGAATGGATCTAGGGCCATCCGAAAGGCCCTGCTCGGCAGGGCAATGAATAAGATCAGAAGATACGTCGGCACGCGCGGCGAAACATCATCGGCGCCCGCCCCGGGGCCCCTCCGACGCCTTACCGGCACCCGCCCGGTCCCCCGTCGCCAGACGACGGGCCTCCGGGAACGCCCCGCGTCAGAGCCCGATCGGGGCACGAAACCGACGGGGAAGCGGCAAACCAAAGGGGCGGGACGAGAACCCGCCGGGCCCCACGAGAACCCGCCAGCCCCCTCCAGGGCAGCACGAAGCCCCTGGGGTGACGCGGGCCCGGGGGGCGCCGCAGCCCAGGGCAGCACGAAAACCCGCCGGGCGGCCCGAAGGCGACCCGGCGGGCACGAAGCGTGTGCGCAGCCGACCAGGGCAGCCCGACTACGGAAGCTCGGAGGTCCCCGAGACGGGCCAGCTCATCCGGATGGTCCCGCCGGCTTCCCCGCTGATGACGTCGACGTCGTCGACCAGGCCGCTGATCACGGCCAGGCCCATCTCGTCCTCGCCCTCGGCGTCGGGGTCCAGGACGGCGTCGATTCCGGACACGGCGGCGGCAGAACCGCCGGCCGGCCCGGGCACTTCGTCGCTGACCTCGATGGAGAACACCTTCTCCTCCTCGGTCAGCACCACCCGGACGGGCGCGGTGAGTCCGTTGGTGCGATGCAGTCCGACGGCACGCGAACAGGCCTCGCCCACGGCGAGGCGGACCTCGTCGAGGACGGCTTCCTCCACACCGGCCCGCCGCGCCACGGCGGCCGCGACCAGGCGGGCCGTCCGGACGTGTTCGGGCTGGGCGCTGAAGCGCAGTTCAACGGTGGCCATGCGCGTCCCCCTCGGACTACGGGCGTGCCTTACCGGGGCCCGGACCGCTTGTGGCCCGGTACCCCTCGCTCCATCTTCGGCCGTTTCGCCGCCGAGCGCCGTCAGTCGGTGGCGTTGACGGCGTCTTCCACCGAGTTGTGGATCGGAAACACCTTGGTCAGACCGGTGATTCGGAAGATCTTCAGGATGCGCTCCTGGTTGCAGACCAGACGCAGCGAGCCCTCGTGCGCGCGGACGCGCTTGAGGCCTCCCACGAGCACACCAAGCCCGGTGGAGTCGAGGAAGTCCACTCGCTCCATGTCGACAACCAGGTGGTAGCTGCCGTCGTTCACCAACTCGACCAACTGCTCGCGCAGCTTGGGCGCGGTATACACATCAATCTCGCCACCGACCTCCACGACCGTACGGTCGCCGACAGTGCGAGTCGACAGGGACAGGTCCACGGATCCTCCAGCACCTTGCTATCGAGCGGCGCCCCCCAGGGGCCTCCCCACCCGGAGGTGGACGAGGGATTGGCTGCCGCGATGGCATTCAATCACTTACCGGCAGGCGCGCACGACGCCTTCGGACCATTGTCCCGCACGCCGGTGACACACTCGGTTCCAATGGCCAACACTCACCGTCCCGGGCCGCCCACGGCACCCGAGGACGTCAGACCCACCCCCGGCACGGTCCTGGACCGGCTGTCACGGGGGCCTTCCCGGGCTGCGCGCATCACCCATACGGAGCACTTGCCCCCTCGGGAGGGTCGTCATGCGGTCTGGCCCGATCGCATCCGAACTGATGTCGTAGCCGCGATTGCGGCCGCCGGGATCGACCATCCGTGGGAACACCAGGCCGCGGCGGCCGAGCACGCCCTCGACGGGGAGTCCGTGGTCGTCGCCACGGGCATCGCCTCGGGCAAGTCGCTGGCCTACCTCGCGCCCGTGCTCTCCGCCCTCGCCGAAGGGGCCGAGGCGGCCAACGGCCGGGGCGCGACCGCCCTGTACCTGGCCCCGACCAAGGCCCTGGCCGCCGACCAGCGCCGCGCCGTACGGGAACTGGCCGGCCCCCTCGGCAACGCCGTCCGGCCCGCGGTCTACGACGGGGACACCCCCTTCGAGGAGCGCGAGTGGGTGCGCCAGTACGCCAACTACGTCCTCACCAATCCCGACATGCTGCACCGCGGGATCCTCCCGGCCCACCCGCGCTGGTCCTCCTTCCTGCGGGCCCTGCGCTACGTGGTCATCGACGAGTGCCACACCTACCGGGGCGTATTCGGCTCCCACGTCGCCCAGGTCCTGCGGCGGCTGCGCCGGCTGTGTGCCCGCTACGGCTCCGATCCCGTGTTCCTGCTGGCCTCCGCCACCGCGAGCGACCCGGCGACCGCCGCGTCCCGCCTGACCGGCCTGCCGGTGGTGGAGGTCTCCGACGACGCCTCCCCGCGCGGCGAGGTCGTCTTCGCCCTGTGGGAGCCGCCCCTGACCGACCTCAAGGGCGAGCGGGGCGCGCCCGTACGCCGCACGGCCACCGCCGAGACCGCCGATCTCCTCACCGACCTGGTCGTGCAGGGCGTCCGCACGGTCGCCTTCGTCCGCTCCCGGCGCGGCGCGGAGCTGATCGCGGTGATCGCCCAGGAGAAGCTCGCCGCCGTGGACCGCTCGCTGCCCCGGCGGGTCGCGGCCTACCGCGGCGGCTACCTGCCCGAGGAGCGCCGGGCCCTGGAGCGGGCCCTGCACTCCGGCGACCTGCTCGGCCTGGCCGCGACGACCGCCCTGGAGCTGGGCGTGGACGTCTCCGGCCTGGACGCCGTCCTGATCACCGGCTACCCGGGCACCCGCGCCTCCCTATGGCAGCAGGCCGGCCGTGCCGGGCGCTCGGGCCAGGGCGCACTGGCCGTCCTGATCGCCCGGGACGACCCGCTGGACACCTACCTGGTCCACCACCCCGAGGCCCTCTTCCGGCAGCCGGTGGAGGCCACGGTCCTGGACCCCGACAACCCGTACGTCCTGGCTCCGCACCTGTGCGCGGCGGCGGCGGAGCTGCCGCTGACGGAGCCCGACCTCGACCTCTTCGGCCCGGCCGCGCGCGACCTCCTCCCCCAGCTCGAAGCGGCGAAGCTGCTGCGCCGCCGGGCCACGGCCTGGCACTGGACCCGCCGGGAACGGGCCTCGGACCTCACCGACATCCGGGGCGGCGGCGGACGCCCGGTCCAGATCGTCGAGGCCGCCACGGGCCGACTGCTGGGCACGGTCGACGAGGAGGCCTCCCACACCGCCGTCCACGACGGGGCGGTCCACCTCCACCAGGGCCGCACGTACCTCGTGAAGCACCTGGACCTGGAGGATTCCGTGGCGCTGGTCGAGGAGGCGAACCCGCCGTTCTCCACGACGGCCCGCGACACGACCGCCATCTCCGTCCTGGAGACCGAGACGGAGATCCCCTGGGGCCGCGGCAGGCTCTGCTTCGGCTCGGTGGAGGTCACCAACCAGGTGGTCTCCTACCTGCGCCGCAAACTGATCACCGGCGAGGTGCTCGGCGAAGCCAAACTGGACCTGCCGCCCCGCACCCTGCGCACCCGGGCCGTCTGGTGGACGGTCACGGAGGACCAGCTCGACGAGGCCAGGATCAACCCGGAGATCCTCGGTGGCGCCCTGCACGCCGCCGAGCACGCCTCCATCGGCCTGCTCCCGCTCTTCGCCACCTGCGACCGCTGGGACATCGGCGGGGTCTCCGTCCCGCTGCATCCCGACACCCTCCTCCCGACGGTCTTCGTCTACGACGGCCACCCGGGCGGCGCCGGCTTCGCCGAGCGTGCCTTCCACACGGCCCGCGCCTGGCTGACGGCGACCCGTGACGCCATCGCCGCCTGCGAGTGCGAGGCCGGCTGCCCCTCGTGCATCCAGTCCCCCAAGTGCGGCAACGGCAACGACCCCCTGCACAAGCGCGGCGCCGTCCGGCTCCTCACCCACCTCCTCTCGGAATCCCCGCCCGCGGACCCACCGGCGACCCCCTGAACCCCGACGTGCCGACGGGTGGGAACTCGGGCCGCACGGGCCGGTCAGCGATTGGCTGAATATCGCCCCTGGCACCCCCCAAACCGGAACACCCGCCCGAAGGCTCGACCCGCCGTCGCAGCCGCCTCCCAGCCCCCTCTCAGCCCCGTCCCGGCCCCCTCACGCCCCGTCCCGGCGGCGCCCGGGCACTCGTCGGCCCGCACCGGCCCCCCTCGATGCCCCCGGGCGGGGGGCGGGCACCGCGGCCCTCCCACACGGGAGCGGCCACGCTCGCGCCCTTCCGGAGGACCCGGCCCCTTCCAGCAGCCCCGTCCCCGGACGGGAACCCAGCCCCTTCCGGGGAGCCCGGCCTACCCGTCCCCTTCCAGCAGCCACGTCCCCGTCCGGGGAGCCCAGGCCCCGTCCGGGGAGCCCAGGCCCCGTCAGGGGAGCCCAGCCCCGGCCAGCCCCAGCGGACCGGCTCCGTAGGACGGACCCGGGCTGTACGGAAGCCCTCATCGGGGCTCCACGGGCAGTGGCGGGCCCGCCCGCGAGCGCAGCCCGGGACGGAAGGGGCCCGTCGGGGCACGGGCGGTGATCTCCGCGATCTCTCCCGTCACCACGCACTCGGTGACCTGCGCGCCCTGCGCCACCGCCACCCGCACCGCCGTGGCGCAGGCGGCCTCCGGGCCGTGGGCCCAGCTCGCCGCCGCGGCGAGGACGGCCAGGTCGGCGGCAGCCGCGGCACGGTGCCGCGAGACCACCGCCTGCCCGAGCAGGAGCACCCCGCCGAACACCGCCACCAGCACGGTCACCACCACGACCGCCCACACCGTGGCCGACCCCCGGTCCCGACCGTCCGCACGGGCCCCGGTCACGACGGCGGCCCCACGGTGTCCTCGGCCAGGGCAGCCGCCAGGGCGGTGAGCCGCACCGGCAGTGCGGCCGGGCCCGGGGCGGGCGCCGAGACGCGGACCCGCCACAGGTCGCCCGCCCGCGAGAGCTCCACCCGCGCCCCGGGCGGGGCCGCGGCCACGGCCGCCGCCACGGCCGCGTCCGCCGGCTCCGACCGGGCAGCCGCCCGGGCGCCGGCCCGAGCGGCGTCCACACACCGGATCTGTGCGGAGGCCGCCATCAGCGCCCACACCAGCAGTGCCGCGAACAGCACCAGCGCCGGAATCACCAAGGCCGTCTCCGCCGTCACGAATCCCCGGTCAGAACGGCGCATCGAGTGCCTTCCCGATGGTCGACTGGAGTGCCGTCGAGACCAGTTCACTCGTCACCACCTTGTACAGAACGGCCGCGAACGCACACGCCGCGATCGTGCCCATGGCGTATTCGGACGTGGACATTCCCGCATCGCCCGCACGCCGCCTCAGTCCCGCCAGTCCCGTCAGTACCGCCCGCATCCGAAACCAGTTGATCGACATGACAACCTCCCGTTGATTCAGCTTTTTGACGTGTTCTCAGATGGTCATTTCAGGTGGCACCCGCGGCTGATCATTCAGCCGGCCATTCAGCCGGTCCGGCCATTCAGGCGATCATTCGGCCGGTCGTTCAGCCGGCCATTCGCGCCGGCCTTTCAGCCACCCCTTCAGGCAGGCGCCCCTTCAGGCAGGCAGCCCTCCGGAGGGTTTCCGGATGACCTTTCAGGTGGCCCTCAGGTGGCCCTCAGACGGCCCTCCCGTTGCCCCCGCCTGCCTCAACTGCCGCTCTCAGCGGCCGGAGAGGAGGCC
Protein-coding sequences here:
- the topA gene encoding type I DNA topoisomerase — encoded protein: MSPTSETAKGGRRLVIVESPAKAKTIKGYLGPGYVVEASVGHIRDLPSGAAEVPDKYTGEVRRLGVDVEHDFAPIYVVNADKKAQVRKLKELLAESDELFLATDEDREGEAIAWHLQEVLKPKVPVHRMVFHEITKDAIRDAVANPRELNQRMVDAQETRRILDRLYGYEVSPVLWKKVMPKLSAGRVQSVATRMVVEKERERIAFRSAEYWDLTGTFATGRAGDASDPSTLVARLNTVDGKRVAQGRDFGSTGQLKSEVLHLDEANARALAAALTETSFAVRSVESKPYRRSPYAPFRTTTLQQEASRKLGFGAKATMQVAQKLYENGFITYMRTDSTTLSETAVSAARAQVTQLYGAEYLPEKPRVYAGKVKNAQEAHEAIRPSGDRFRTPAETGLTGDQFRLYELIWKRTVASQMKDAVGNSVTVKIGGRSADGRDAEFSASGKTITFHGFMKAYVEGADDPNAELDDREKRLPQVAEGDALSAEDVTVDGHSTKPPARYTEASLVKELEEREIGRPSTYASIIGTILDRGYVFKKGTALVPSFLSFAVVNLLETHFGRLVDYDFTAKMEDDLDRIARGEAQSVPWLKRFYFGAEDATEVVPADGDALGGLKELVTDLGAIDAREISSFPVGEGIVLRVGRYGPYVERGEKDAEGHQRADVPEELAPDELTVEYAEELFAKPSGEFELGKDPISGNEIVAKDGRYGPYVTEILPEGTPKTGKNAVKPRTASLFQSMSLDTVTLEDALRLMSLPRVVGVDAEGAEITAQNGRYGPYLKKGTDSRSLETEDQLFAITLEQALAIYAQPKQRGRAAAKPPLKELGTDPVSEKPVVVKDGRFGPYVTDGETNATLRRDDDVETITPERGYELLAEKRAKGPVKKTAKKAPAKKAPAKKATATKATATKTAAAKKTAAKKTTTAKKATTAKKTVAKKTAAVAADE
- a CDS encoding DUF7059 domain-containing protein, yielding MSTTSLPPGLPAHLPSSARAAELRAALLAAGFTADGLLDLLGAPAYAALARSETVPALRATRSHGDGPLASLTRLFLLRQPVPYAHAAAALPVDAALADGWLRLEGDELHATVDVRPYGGPDGEDWFIVSDLGCAVGGAGGIGSREEGVVLGVGGASTTLAGITIRTPVGSALDVGAGSGIQALHAAQHATRVTATDVNPRALEFTRLTLALSGAPEAELLAGSLFEPVGEATYDLIVSNPPFVISPGARLTYRDGGMGGDDLCRTLVQEAGARLNQGGFAQFLGNWQHVDGEDWHDRVRAWVPRGCDAWIVQRDVQDVTQYAELWLRDAGDHRTDPAAYEQRYEDWLDEFEARKTKAVGFGWITLRRSDAAEPSIVVEEWPHSVEQPLGDAVLEHFARQDYLRDHDDAALLAGYFRLTAEVVQEQVGAPGAEDPEHVVLRQNRGMRRATKVDTVGAGFAGVCDGSLSAGRILDAIAHLVEEDPVVLRDRTPEAIRMLVEQGFLEPVAGAQAEPAGE
- a CDS encoding small secreted protein gives rise to the protein MNKKLAAAVSGAAVLMLVLSGCGGDDGDKKTDAWAKKVCDNWQPQLEKIEKANADIKRVATESSKPEEVQATDSAAFGTMSESYKAMGTALTDAGVPPVKDGEKTQAAAVMGFESTSAGYTALKTKMDALDAKDQGKFAEGLKDVAGGLEEATKGGKEALDQLKSGGLDKAMNGQKGCQVTTPSPAKS